A window from Burkholderiales bacterium encodes these proteins:
- a CDS encoding hypothetical protein (possible pseudo, frameshifted) — MIGDRAYDSDTLDQELKKEGVELIAPHRSNRKLKTQDGRRLRRYERRWIVERFFAWLQWKRRLLVRWEYYAANFLGFVQLACITMLLRQF; from the coding sequence TTGATTGGTGATCGCGCCTACGACAGCGACACCCTGGACCAGGAGCTGAAGAAGGAGGGCGTGGAGCTCATTGCGCCGCATCGCTCCAACCGCAAGCTCAAGACCCAGGACGGGCGACGGCTGCGGCGCTACGAGCGGCGTTGGATCGTGGAGAGGTTCTTTGCCTGGTTGCAATGGAAGCGCCGCCTCTTGGTTCGCTGGGAATACTACGCCGCAAACTTCCTGGGTTTCGTGCAGTTAGCGTGCATCACCATGCTGCTAAGGCAATTTTGA
- a CDS encoding membrane protein, translated as MEFTIHHQVLLSIFVIAAIMGAVVYKTNFCTMGAVSDWVNMGDTGRMRAWVFAMAVATLGVLLMETSGLVNLWQDTFPPYRTANFAWPRYVLGGLLFGIGMTLGSGCGNKTMVRVGGGNLKSLVVLAVASLGAYLMMWTSFYEKVFHPWVEPLTIDLAKYGVGSQEVATVLAGMVGLESAGAGHLMIGFLVVAGMLAFVFKSPDFRGSFDNVLGGAVVGLAIVAGWFITGGPIGEKWKEAAQMAIEIPSRVQTQSYTFVSPMGDAVRYLLEPTNFALVNFGLMTLTGVIFGAFLYAVASRRFRIEWFASFKDFANHVVGGALMGVGGALSMGCTVGQAITGISTLAIGSFITFFCIVIGAAGTMKYQYWRMMQEA; from the coding sequence ATGGAATTCACCATTCACCATCAGGTCCTGCTAAGCATTTTCGTGATCGCCGCGATCATGGGGGCGGTGGTCTACAAGACCAATTTCTGCACCATGGGAGCGGTTTCCGACTGGGTGAACATGGGGGACACGGGGCGCATGCGCGCCTGGGTGTTCGCCATGGCCGTCGCCACGCTGGGGGTGCTCCTGATGGAGACGTCGGGCCTCGTGAACCTGTGGCAGGACACCTTCCCTCCTTACCGGACCGCGAACTTCGCCTGGCCCCGGTACGTCCTCGGGGGGCTGCTCTTCGGCATCGGCATGACGCTCGGCAGCGGCTGCGGCAACAAGACCATGGTGCGGGTGGGAGGCGGTAACCTGAAGTCCCTGGTGGTGCTGGCGGTCGCCTCCCTGGGCGCCTACCTCATGATGTGGACCTCCTTTTATGAAAAGGTCTTCCACCCCTGGGTGGAGCCCCTCACCATCGATCTGGCCAAGTACGGGGTGGGGAGTCAGGAAGTGGCCACGGTGCTCGCCGGCATGGTGGGGCTCGAATCCGCCGGCGCCGGCCATCTGATGATCGGCTTCCTCGTGGTGGCGGGGATGCTCGCCTTCGTCTTCAAGTCCCCCGACTTCCGCGGAAGCTTCGACAACGTGCTGGGCGGGGCGGTGGTGGGCCTGGCCATTGTCGCCGGATGGTTCATCACCGGCGGTCCCATCGGGGAAAAGTGGAAAGAAGCCGCCCAGATGGCGATCGAAATCCCGAGCCGGGTGCAGACCCAGTCCTACACCTTTGTGAGCCCCATGGGCGACGCGGTGCGCTATCTCCTGGAGCCCACCAATTTCGCCCTGGTCAATTTCGGCCTCATGACCCTGACGGGGGTCATCTTCGGAGCGTTTCTCTACGCGGTGGCAAGCCGCAGGTTCCGCATCGAGTGGTTCGCTTCGTTCAAGGACTTCGCGAACCACGTGGTGGGCGGCGCCCTCATGGGCGTGGGCGGCGCCCTTTCCATGGGCTGCACTGTGGGCCAGGCGATCACCGGGATTTCCACATTGGCCATTGGCTCCTTCATCACCTTCTTTTGCATCGTGATCGGCGCCGCCGGCACCATGAAGTACCAGTACTGGCGCATGATGCAGGAGGCCTGA
- the queC gene encoding 7-cyano-7-deazaguanine synthase has product MAQAGKKAVVLLSGGLDSATTLAIARSEGYDCYPLSVDYGQRHAAELEAARRVARSLGARALKTVKLDLTVFGGSALTDASIPVPEAPSEGIPVTYVPARNTILLALALAYAEVLGAQDLFIGANAIDYSGYPDCRPEYLQAFEALANLATKAAVEGRRLTLHAPLVHLSKAEIIRRGAALGADYALTVSCYQATPEGLACGRCDACRLRRAGFEAAGLPDPTRYQPG; this is encoded by the coding sequence GTGGCTCAAGCCGGGAAAAAAGCGGTAGTGCTTCTCTCGGGCGGGCTCGACTCCGCCACGACCCTCGCCATCGCCCGAAGCGAAGGCTACGACTGCTACCCTTTGAGCGTGGACTACGGCCAGCGGCACGCCGCCGAGCTGGAAGCCGCCCGCCGCGTCGCCCGCTCCTTAGGTGCCCGGGCGCTCAAGACGGTGAAGCTGGACTTGACGGTCTTCGGCGGCTCGGCCCTGACCGACGCCTCCATTCCCGTCCCGGAGGCGCCGAGCGAGGGCATTCCGGTCACCTACGTTCCGGCCCGTAACACCATCCTGCTGGCGCTCGCCCTCGCCTACGCTGAGGTGCTCGGGGCCCAGGACCTCTTCATCGGCGCCAACGCCATCGATTATTCGGGCTATCCCGACTGCCGGCCGGAGTATCTGCAGGCGTTCGAGGCCCTGGCAAACCTGGCCACCAAGGCGGCGGTGGAGGGACGGCGCCTCACCCTCCACGCGCCCCTGGTGCACCTCTCCAAGGCGGAGATTATCCGACGGGGCGCCGCCCTGGGGGCGGATTACGCCCTCACGGTCTCCTGCTACCAGGCCACCCCGGAGGGGCTCGCCTGCGGGCGCTGCGACGCGTGCCGCCTGAGGCGGGCGGGCTTCGAGGCGGCGGGGTTGCCGGACCCCACCCGCTACCAGCCGGGCTGA
- the queE gene encoding 7-carboxy-7-deazaguanine synthase: MTPPRLRVTEIFHSLQGETSRVGLPTVFVRLTGCPLRCVWCDTEYAFYGGTLMTIPEILEAVGGYGTRRACVTGGEPLAQKACLALLTALCDAGYEVSLETSGALDVSAVDPRVAKVMDLKAPGSGEEAKNRWENLAHLTPRDELKIVLADEADYQWAKRVVAERRLADLCPVLFSPVYGRLDPARLAEWILRDRIPVRLQIQLHKLLWGEAPGH; this comes from the coding sequence GTGACCCCTCCTCGGCTGCGCGTTACCGAGATCTTCCACTCCCTCCAGGGGGAGACCAGCCGGGTGGGCCTTCCCACCGTCTTCGTGCGCCTGACCGGCTGCCCCCTGCGCTGCGTCTGGTGCGACACCGAATACGCGTTCTACGGCGGAACGCTCATGACCATTCCCGAAATCCTGGAGGCAGTGGGCGGCTACGGGACCCGGCGCGCGTGCGTGACCGGGGGCGAGCCCCTGGCCCAGAAGGCGTGCCTTGCGCTTCTCACGGCCTTATGCGATGCGGGGTACGAGGTGTCCCTGGAAACGAGCGGCGCCCTGGATGTGTCGGCGGTGGACCCGCGCGTCGCCAAGGTGATGGACCTGAAGGCGCCCGGGTCGGGGGAGGAGGCCAAAAACCGCTGGGAAAACCTGGCCCACTTGACGCCCCGGGACGAGCTCAAGATCGTGCTCGCCGACGAGGCCGACTACCAATGGGCGAAACGGGTCGTGGCCGAGCGCCGGCTGGCCGACCTCTGCCCGGTGCTGTTCTCCCCGGTCTACGGCCGCCTGGATCCCGCCCGGCTCGCCGAATGGATCCTGCGGGACCGCATCCCGGTGCGCCTGCAGATCCAGTTGCACAAACTGCTCTGGGGTGAGGCGCCGGGCCATTGA
- a CDS encoding peptidoglycan-associated lipoprotein yields the protein MMKKTAFTLVLAGLLAGCASTPLEEQKPAAVEERAPGAQAPGAAAQPGTTDTRPLGGAAVAADPLKDPSNILSKRSIYYDFDSFLVKDEYKPIVQAHANYLRQNGDRQVILQGNADERGSREYNLALGQKRAESVKKMMELLGVSGSRIETVSFGEEKPRCTEQTEACWAQNRRTDIVYRGE from the coding sequence ATGATGAAGAAGACCGCTTTCACCCTTGTGCTCGCTGGATTGCTGGCCGGTTGCGCCAGCACGCCCCTCGAGGAGCAGAAGCCCGCCGCGGTGGAGGAGCGGGCGCCGGGCGCCCAAGCCCCCGGAGCCGCGGCCCAGCCCGGCACCACCGACACACGGCCCCTGGGCGGCGCCGCGGTGGCCGCGGATCCCCTCAAGGATCCCAGCAACATCCTGTCCAAGCGCAGCATCTACTACGACTTCGACAGCTTCCTGGTGAAGGACGAGTACAAGCCCATTGTCCAGGCCCACGCCAACTACCTGCGGCAGAACGGGGATCGCCAGGTGATTCTCCAGGGCAATGCCGACGAGCGCGGCAGCCGGGAGTACAATCTGGCCCTGGGTCAGAAGCGCGCCGAGAGCGTGAAGAAGATGATGGAGCTCCTGGGCGTGAGCGGCTCGCGCATCGAAACGGTGAGCTTCGGCGAGGAGAAGCCCCGTTGCACCGAGCAGACCGAGGCCTGCTGGGCCCAGAATCGTCGCACCGACATCGTCTATCGAGGTGAATGA
- the tolB gene encoding protein TolB, whose protein sequence is MKPAVRSILLLGRLALLALLVTASLPARANLTIEIIGGGATQIPIAVVPFAREPILPQSVTEVVGADLARSGLFRLVPPGNNRPSEPSEVLYPEWQSRGAEALVIGSVAPLQDGRFEIRFRLLDVLKQQQIAGFTYTVSPAQLRLTAHRIADEIYERLTGDKGVFSTRVAYVVRQGKRYELQVADADGFNPQTVAASNEPIISPAWSPDGTRLAYVSFENRKPIVYVQNLLTGQRRVLANYPGSNSAPAWSPDGRRLAVVLTKDGISQIYLINTDGTGLKRLTHSGAIDTEPSFSPDGEWILFTSDRGGSPQIYRIAVNGGSTVRFTFEGDYNVSPHYSPDGKSFVFITRRAGRFNVAVQDMVTGQVQVLTDSRLDESPTFAPNGRMILYATEAGGRGVLAAVSSDGRVRQRLTVPAGDVREPAWGPFVQ, encoded by the coding sequence ATGAAGCCAGCCGTTCGTTCGATCCTTTTGCTTGGACGGCTCGCGCTCCTGGCCCTGCTCGTGACGGCCAGCCTTCCGGCGCGGGCGAACCTCACCATCGAGATCATCGGCGGTGGGGCGACCCAGATCCCCATCGCCGTGGTGCCCTTCGCCCGGGAGCCGATCCTGCCTCAATCCGTCACTGAGGTGGTAGGGGCGGATCTCGCGCGCAGCGGCCTGTTCCGCCTGGTGCCGCCCGGCAACAACCGGCCGTCGGAGCCGAGCGAGGTGCTCTACCCGGAATGGCAGTCCCGGGGGGCGGAGGCCTTGGTGATCGGCTCGGTCGCGCCGCTCCAGGACGGCCGGTTCGAGATCCGTTTCCGCCTCCTGGACGTGCTTAAGCAGCAGCAGATCGCCGGATTCACCTATACCGTGAGCCCGGCCCAGCTGCGCTTGACCGCCCACCGCATCGCCGACGAGATCTACGAGCGGCTGACCGGCGACAAGGGCGTGTTTTCTACCCGCGTTGCCTACGTGGTGCGCCAGGGCAAGCGCTACGAGCTGCAGGTGGCGGACGCGGACGGCTTCAATCCCCAGACGGTGGCGGCGTCCAACGAACCCATCATCTCCCCGGCTTGGTCTCCGGACGGCACCCGCCTCGCCTATGTGTCCTTCGAGAACCGCAAGCCCATCGTCTACGTCCAGAACCTGCTCACCGGGCAGCGGCGCGTGTTGGCCAACTACCCCGGCTCCAACAGCGCTCCGGCCTGGTCCCCGGACGGCAGGCGCCTGGCGGTGGTGCTGACCAAGGACGGCATCTCCCAGATCTATCTCATCAACACCGACGGCACGGGGCTCAAGCGGCTCACCCATTCGGGCGCGATCGACACCGAGCCCAGCTTCTCGCCGGACGGGGAGTGGATCCTGTTCACCTCGGACCGAGGCGGCAGCCCCCAGATCTACCGCATCGCCGTGAACGGCGGCTCCACGGTGCGCTTCACCTTCGAGGGCGACTACAATGTGTCGCCCCACTACAGCCCCGACGGCAAGAGCTTCGTTTTCATCACCCGGCGCGCCGGCCGCTTCAACGTGGCGGTCCAGGACATGGTGACCGGCCAGGTGCAGGTGCTCACCGATTCGCGCCTGGACGAGTCCCCCACCTTCGCCCCCAACGGCAGGATGATCCTCTACGCCACCGAGGCGGGGGGGCGCGGGGTCCTCGCCGCGGTATCCAGCGACGGGCGTGTGCGGCAAAGGCTTACGGTCCCCGCGGGCGACGTGCGAGAGCCGGCTTGGGGTCCCTTTGTTCAATAA
- a CDS encoding protein TolR, translating into MAFERRSSRRLMNQINVVPYIDVMLVLLVIFMVTAPLINPGQIELPQVGQALAPSTAPVEVIVRKNGALAVRDRNEPGAPRDITRGELVELLRQKQARNPEQAVVIAGDKDARYEEVVKVLDLLQSQQVKRVGLLAKPASL; encoded by the coding sequence ATGGCCTTCGAACGCCGCTCTTCCCGGCGCCTGATGAACCAGATCAACGTGGTGCCCTATATCGACGTCATGCTGGTGCTGCTGGTGATCTTCATGGTGACGGCGCCCCTCATCAACCCCGGCCAGATCGAGCTGCCCCAGGTGGGCCAGGCGCTCGCCCCTTCCACCGCCCCGGTGGAGGTAATCGTGCGCAAGAACGGGGCGCTGGCGGTGCGCGACCGCAACGAGCCGGGGGCGCCCCGGGACATCACCCGGGGAGAGCTGGTGGAATTGCTCCGTCAGAAGCAGGCGCGCAACCCCGAGCAGGCGGTGGTTATCGCCGGGGACAAGGACGCCCGCTACGAGGAGGTGGTCAAGGTCCTGGACCTACTGCAGTCCCAGCAGGTGAAGCGGGTGGGGTTGCTCGCCAAGCCCGCGAGCCTTTGA
- the tolQ gene encoding TolQ transport protein produces the protein MQVTPDLSLVGLIANASLVVQLVMALLLAVSLMSWWYIFRKLFTIRRAREQADEFEKEFWSGVDLTTLYQAAVNARHSGGSLNRIFEAGFREFTKHKSRPGMNVEAAMEGTRRAMRATYQREMDRLEAHMAFLATVGSVSPYVGLFGTVWGIMNAFRGLSNVVSATLAHVAPGIAEALIATAMGLFAAIPAVVAYNRYARDIDKLATRYESFMEEFSNILQRQAHV, from the coding sequence ATGCAAGTGACGCCTGATCTTTCCCTGGTGGGCCTGATCGCCAACGCCAGCCTCGTCGTGCAACTGGTGATGGCCCTGCTGCTGGCCGTCTCCCTCATGTCCTGGTGGTACATCTTCCGCAAGCTCTTCACCATCCGCCGCGCCCGGGAGCAGGCCGACGAGTTCGAGAAGGAGTTCTGGAGCGGAGTGGATCTCACCACCCTGTACCAGGCGGCGGTCAACGCCCGGCACTCGGGCGGGAGCTTGAACCGCATCTTCGAAGCTGGCTTCCGCGAGTTCACCAAGCACAAGTCGCGCCCCGGCATGAACGTGGAAGCAGCCATGGAGGGCACGCGCCGGGCCATGCGCGCTACCTACCAGCGGGAGATGGACCGGCTGGAGGCCCACATGGCCTTCCTCGCCACCGTGGGCTCGGTGAGCCCCTACGTGGGCCTGTTCGGCACCGTGTGGGGCATCATGAACGCCTTCCGGGGCCTCTCCAACGTGGTCTCGGCCACCTTGGCCCACGTGGCCCCCGGCATCGCCGAAGCGCTGATCGCCACGGCGATGGGCCTGTTTGCCGCCATCCCGGCGGTGGTGGCCTACAACCGCTACGCCCGGGACATCGACAAGCTGGCCACCCGCTACGAGAGCTTCATGGAGGAGTTCTCCAACATCCTCCAGCGCCAGGCCCACGTTTAG
- a CDS encoding tol-pal system-associated acyl-CoA thioesterase, whose product MRPAAAPEPRRPAFCLPLRVYYQDTDAGGVVYHSRYLDFLERARYEWLREAGFGLRELAERLKIVFVVRSLSIEFRRPARLDDLLHVTVRLDQVGRSRVPVTQEVKRDHEILAEAMVELACVDARTLKPASLPPELRRAIVR is encoded by the coding sequence ATGAGACCTGCGGCGGCGCCGGAGCCGCGCCGGCCGGCTTTCTGCCTCCCTTTGCGCGTGTATTACCAGGACACGGATGCCGGCGGCGTCGTCTATCACAGCCGCTACCTAGACTTCCTGGAGCGGGCCCGCTACGAGTGGTTGCGGGAGGCCGGTTTCGGGCTACGGGAGCTGGCGGAACGGCTGAAGATCGTCTTCGTCGTGCGCTCCCTCTCCATCGAGTTCCGTCGCCCGGCGCGCCTCGACGATCTGCTGCACGTGACCGTGCGCCTCGACCAGGTGGGACGCAGCCGCGTGCCCGTGACGCAGGAGGTGAAGCGCGACCACGAGATCCTCGCGGAGGCGATGGTGGAGCTCGCTTGCGTCGATGCTCGCACCCTCAAGCCCGCGAGCCTGCCGCCCGAGCTCCGCCGGGCCATCGTACGTTAG
- the ruvB gene encoding Holliday junction ATP-dependent DNA helicase RuvB has product MIETDRLISAAPASPQEEAFERALRPKLLQEYVGQAKVREQLAIFIEAARSRAEALDHVLLFGPPGLGKTTLAHIIAKEMGVNLRHTSGPVLERPGDLAALLTNLEPRDVLFIDEIHRLSPVVEEILYPALEDFQIDIMIGEGPAARSVKLDLPPFTLVGATTRAGMLTNPLRDRFGIVARLEFYTPEELATIVLRSAGLLGVAIDPEGAFEIARRSRGTPRVANRLLRRVRDFAEVKADGRVSRVVADAALKMLDVDPLGLDLMDRKLLLAVMEKFSGGPVGLDNLAAAIGEERDTIEDVLEPFLIQQGYLKRTPRGRMATVAAYRHFGLGLPRNALTGDLWNEQ; this is encoded by the coding sequence ATGATCGAGACCGATCGCTTGATTTCCGCCGCGCCGGCATCTCCCCAGGAGGAAGCGTTCGAGCGGGCGCTGCGGCCCAAGTTACTCCAGGAGTACGTGGGCCAGGCGAAGGTGCGCGAGCAGCTCGCCATCTTCATCGAGGCCGCGCGCAGCCGCGCCGAAGCCCTGGACCACGTGCTGCTGTTCGGACCTCCGGGGCTGGGCAAGACCACCCTGGCCCACATCATCGCCAAGGAGATGGGGGTGAACCTGCGCCACACTTCGGGACCCGTGCTGGAGCGGCCCGGGGACCTGGCGGCGCTGCTCACCAACCTGGAACCTCGGGACGTGCTGTTCATCGACGAGATCCACCGCCTCTCTCCCGTGGTGGAGGAGATCCTGTATCCGGCGCTGGAGGACTTCCAGATCGACATCATGATCGGGGAGGGACCGGCGGCGCGCTCGGTGAAGCTGGACCTGCCCCCGTTCACCCTGGTGGGAGCCACCACCCGCGCCGGGATGCTGACCAATCCGCTGCGCGACCGCTTTGGCATCGTGGCCCGGCTAGAGTTCTATACGCCCGAAGAGCTCGCGACAATCGTGCTGCGTTCGGCGGGGCTGCTCGGCGTGGCGATCGACCCGGAGGGGGCCTTCGAGATCGCCCGGCGCTCTCGCGGCACGCCCCGGGTCGCCAACCGGCTGCTGCGCCGGGTGCGCGACTTCGCCGAGGTCAAGGCCGACGGCCGGGTCAGCCGGGTCGTAGCGGACGCGGCGCTCAAGATGCTGGACGTGGATCCCCTGGGGCTCGACCTCATGGACCGCAAGCTGCTCCTCGCCGTCATGGAGAAGTTCAGCGGCGGCCCCGTGGGGCTGGACAACCTGGCCGCGGCCATCGGGGAAGAGCGCGACACCATCGAAGACGTACTGGAACCTTTCCTCATCCAGCAGGGCTATCTCAAGCGCACGCCCCGCGGGCGCATGGCCACCGTGGCTGCCTACCGGCACTTCGGCCTGGGGCTGCCGCGCAACGCTTTGACCGGGGATCTGTGGAACGAGCAATGA